In Canis lupus dingo isolate Sandy chromosome 12, ASM325472v2, whole genome shotgun sequence, the following proteins share a genomic window:
- the BRD2 gene encoding bromodomain-containing protein 2 isoform X1 gives MLQNVTPHSKLPGEGNAGLLGLGPEAAAPGKRIRKPSLLYEGFESPTMASVPALQLTPANPPPPEVSNPKKPGRVTNQLQYLHKVVMKALWKHQFAWPFRQPVDAVKLGLPDYHKIIKQPMDMGTIKRRLENNYYWAASECMQDFNTMFTNCYIYNKPTDDIVLMAQTLEKIFLQKVASMPQEEQELVVTIPKNSHKKGAKLAALQGSITSAHQVPAVSSVSHTALYTPPPEIPTTVLNIPHPSVISSPLLKSLHSAGPQLLAVSAAPPAQPLAKKKGVKRKADTTTPTPTAILAPGSPASPPGSLEAKAARLPPMRRESGRPIKPPRKDLPDSQQQHQSSKKGKLSEQLKHCNGILKELLSKKHAAYAWPFYKPVDASALGLHDYHDIIKHPMDLSTVKRKMENRDYRDAQEFAADVRLMFSNCYKYNPPDHDVVAMARKLQDVFEFRYAKMPDEPLEPGPLPVSTALPPGLAKSSSESSSEESSSESSSEEDEEEDEEEEEEEEESESSDSEEERAHRLAELQEQLRAVHEQLAALSQGPISKPKRKREKKEKKKKRKAEKHRGRAGVDEDDKGSRAPRPSQPKKSKKASGSGGGSAATLGPPGFGPSGGSGTKLPKKATKTAPPALPTGYDSEEEEESRPMSYDEKRQLSLDINKLPGEKLGRVVHIIQAREPSLRDSNPEEIEIDFETLKPSTLRELERYVLSCLRKKPRKPYTIKKPVGKTKEELALEKKRELEKRLQDVSGQLNSTKKPPKKASEKTESSSTQQVAVSRLSASSSSSDSSSSSSSSSSSDTSDSDSG, from the exons ATGCTGCAAAACGTGACTCCCCACAGCAA gctccctggggaggggaATGCAGGGTTACTGGGGCTGGGCCCAGAGGCAGCAGCACCAGGGAAAAGGATTCGGAAGCCCTCTCTGTTGTATGAGGGATTTGAGAGCCCTACAATGGCTTCAGTGCCAGCTTTACAACTGACCCCTGCCAACCCACCACCCCCGGAGGTGTCCAATCCCAAAAAGCCAGGACGGGTTACCAACCAGCTTCAATACCTGCACAAGGTGGTGATGAAGGCTCTGTGGAAACATCAGTTTGCATGGCCCTTTAGGCAGCCTGTGGATGCCGTCAAACTGGGTCTGCCG GATTATCACAAAATCATAAAACAGCCTATGGACATGGGTACCATTAAGAGGAGACTTGAAAACAACTATTACTGGGCTGCTTCAGAATGTATGCAGGATTTTAACACCATGTTCACCAATTGTTACATCTACAACAAG CCCACTGATGATATTGTCCTGATGGCACAAACATTGGAAAAGATCTTCCTACAGAAAGTGGCATCAATGCCACAAGAGGAACAAGAGCTTGTGGTGACCATCCCTAAGAACAGCCACAAGAAGGGGGCCAAATTAGCAG cactccAGGGCAGCATCACCAGTGCCCACCAGGTGCCGGCTGTTTCTTCTGTGTCTCACACAGCTCTATATACTCCACCACCTGAGATACCTACCACTGTCCTCAACATTCCCCACCCATCAGTCATCTCTTCTCCCCTTCTCAAGTCCTTACACTCTGCTGGACCCCAGCTCCTTGCCGTCTCTGcagctcccccagcccagccccttgCCAAG AAAAAAGGCGTAAAGCGGAAAGCAGATACTACCACACCTACTCCTACAGCCATCCTGGCTCCTGGTTCCCCAGCTAGCCCCCCTGGGAGTCTTGAGGCTAAGGCAGCACGTCTTCCCCCTATGCGTAGAGAGAGTGGCCGCCCCATCAAGCCCCCACGCAAAGACTTGCCTGACTCTCAGCAACAACACCAGAGCTCCAAGAAAGGAAAGCTGTCAGAACAGTTAAAACATTGCAATGGCATTTTGAAAGAGTTGCTCTCTAAGAAGCATGCTGCCTATGCCTGGCCTTTCTATAAACCAGTGGACGCTTCTGCTCTTGGCCTGCATGACTACCATGACATCATTAAGCACCCCATGGACCTCAGCACTGTCAAG CGGAAGATGGAGAATCGTGATTACCGGGATGCACAGGAGTTTGCTGCTGATGTGCGGCTTATGTTCTCCAACTGCTATAAGTACAATCCACCAGACCACGATGTTGTGGCCATGGCACGAAAGCTACAG GATGTATTTGAGTTCCGTTACGCCAAGATGCCGGATGAACCACTGGAACCAGGGCCTTTACCAGTCTCTACTGCCTTGCCACCTGGGTTAGCCAAATCCTCTTCAGAGTCCTCCAGCGAGGAAAGTAGCAGTGAGAGCTCTTCTGAAGAAGACgaggaagaagatgaagaggaggaggaggaagaagaggagagtgaAAGCTCGGACTCCGAGGAAGAAAGGGCTCATAGACTGGCTGAACTACAGGAGCAG CTTAGGGCAGTACATGAACAACTGGCTGCCCTGTCCCAAGGCCCAATATCCAAGCCAAAgcggaagagagaaaaaaaagagaaaaagaagaaacggAAGGCAGAGAAGCATCGAGGCCGAGCTGGGGTTGATGAAGATGACAAGGGATCTCGGGCACCCCGCCCGTCTCAGCCCAAGAAGTCCAAGAAAGCGAGTGGCAGTGGGGGTGGCAGTGCTGCTACACTAGGCCCCCCTGGCTTTGGACCTTCTGGAGGAAGTGGCACCAA ACTGCCCAAAAAGGCCACAAAGAcagccccacctgccctgcctaCAGGCTATGattcagaagaggaggaagaaagcagaccCATGAGTTACGATGAAAAGCGACAGTTGAGTTTGGACATCAACAAATTACCTGGGGAGAAATTGGGTCGAGTTGTGCACATAATTCAGGCCAGAGAGCCCTCTTTGCGTGACTCAAACCCAGAAGAGATTGAGATCGATTTTGAAACCCTCAAGCCATCCACGCTTAGAGAGCTTGAGCGATATGTCCTTTCCTGCTTACGAAAGAAACCTCGAAAGCCCTATA CCATTAAGAAACCTGTGGGAAAGACCAAGGAAGAGCTGGCTTTGGAAAAGAAGCGAGAACTAGAAAAGCGATTACAAGATGTTAGTGGGCAGCTCAATTCCACCAAAAAGCCCCCCAAGAAAG caagtgagaaaactgagtcctCGTCAACACAGCAAGTAGCAGTGTCACGCCTCAGCGCTTCCAGCTCCAGCTCAGattccagctcctcctcctcctcatcctcttcttCAGACACCAGTGATTCAGACTCAGGCTAA
- the BRD2 gene encoding bromodomain-containing protein 2 isoform X2 yields the protein MASVPALQLTPANPPPPEVSNPKKPGRVTNQLQYLHKVVMKALWKHQFAWPFRQPVDAVKLGLPDYHKIIKQPMDMGTIKRRLENNYYWAASECMQDFNTMFTNCYIYNKPTDDIVLMAQTLEKIFLQKVASMPQEEQELVVTIPKNSHKKGAKLAALQGSITSAHQVPAVSSVSHTALYTPPPEIPTTVLNIPHPSVISSPLLKSLHSAGPQLLAVSAAPPAQPLAKKKGVKRKADTTTPTPTAILAPGSPASPPGSLEAKAARLPPMRRESGRPIKPPRKDLPDSQQQHQSSKKGKLSEQLKHCNGILKELLSKKHAAYAWPFYKPVDASALGLHDYHDIIKHPMDLSTVKRKMENRDYRDAQEFAADVRLMFSNCYKYNPPDHDVVAMARKLQDVFEFRYAKMPDEPLEPGPLPVSTALPPGLAKSSSESSSEESSSESSSEEDEEEDEEEEEEEEESESSDSEEERAHRLAELQEQLRAVHEQLAALSQGPISKPKRKREKKEKKKKRKAEKHRGRAGVDEDDKGSRAPRPSQPKKSKKASGSGGGSAATLGPPGFGPSGGSGTKLPKKATKTAPPALPTGYDSEEEEESRPMSYDEKRQLSLDINKLPGEKLGRVVHIIQAREPSLRDSNPEEIEIDFETLKPSTLRELERYVLSCLRKKPRKPYTIKKPVGKTKEELALEKKRELEKRLQDVSGQLNSTKKPPKKASEKTESSSTQQVAVSRLSASSSSSDSSSSSSSSSSSDTSDSDSG from the exons ATGGCTTCAGTGCCAGCTTTACAACTGACCCCTGCCAACCCACCACCCCCGGAGGTGTCCAATCCCAAAAAGCCAGGACGGGTTACCAACCAGCTTCAATACCTGCACAAGGTGGTGATGAAGGCTCTGTGGAAACATCAGTTTGCATGGCCCTTTAGGCAGCCTGTGGATGCCGTCAAACTGGGTCTGCCG GATTATCACAAAATCATAAAACAGCCTATGGACATGGGTACCATTAAGAGGAGACTTGAAAACAACTATTACTGGGCTGCTTCAGAATGTATGCAGGATTTTAACACCATGTTCACCAATTGTTACATCTACAACAAG CCCACTGATGATATTGTCCTGATGGCACAAACATTGGAAAAGATCTTCCTACAGAAAGTGGCATCAATGCCACAAGAGGAACAAGAGCTTGTGGTGACCATCCCTAAGAACAGCCACAAGAAGGGGGCCAAATTAGCAG cactccAGGGCAGCATCACCAGTGCCCACCAGGTGCCGGCTGTTTCTTCTGTGTCTCACACAGCTCTATATACTCCACCACCTGAGATACCTACCACTGTCCTCAACATTCCCCACCCATCAGTCATCTCTTCTCCCCTTCTCAAGTCCTTACACTCTGCTGGACCCCAGCTCCTTGCCGTCTCTGcagctcccccagcccagccccttgCCAAG AAAAAAGGCGTAAAGCGGAAAGCAGATACTACCACACCTACTCCTACAGCCATCCTGGCTCCTGGTTCCCCAGCTAGCCCCCCTGGGAGTCTTGAGGCTAAGGCAGCACGTCTTCCCCCTATGCGTAGAGAGAGTGGCCGCCCCATCAAGCCCCCACGCAAAGACTTGCCTGACTCTCAGCAACAACACCAGAGCTCCAAGAAAGGAAAGCTGTCAGAACAGTTAAAACATTGCAATGGCATTTTGAAAGAGTTGCTCTCTAAGAAGCATGCTGCCTATGCCTGGCCTTTCTATAAACCAGTGGACGCTTCTGCTCTTGGCCTGCATGACTACCATGACATCATTAAGCACCCCATGGACCTCAGCACTGTCAAG CGGAAGATGGAGAATCGTGATTACCGGGATGCACAGGAGTTTGCTGCTGATGTGCGGCTTATGTTCTCCAACTGCTATAAGTACAATCCACCAGACCACGATGTTGTGGCCATGGCACGAAAGCTACAG GATGTATTTGAGTTCCGTTACGCCAAGATGCCGGATGAACCACTGGAACCAGGGCCTTTACCAGTCTCTACTGCCTTGCCACCTGGGTTAGCCAAATCCTCTTCAGAGTCCTCCAGCGAGGAAAGTAGCAGTGAGAGCTCTTCTGAAGAAGACgaggaagaagatgaagaggaggaggaggaagaagaggagagtgaAAGCTCGGACTCCGAGGAAGAAAGGGCTCATAGACTGGCTGAACTACAGGAGCAG CTTAGGGCAGTACATGAACAACTGGCTGCCCTGTCCCAAGGCCCAATATCCAAGCCAAAgcggaagagagaaaaaaaagagaaaaagaagaaacggAAGGCAGAGAAGCATCGAGGCCGAGCTGGGGTTGATGAAGATGACAAGGGATCTCGGGCACCCCGCCCGTCTCAGCCCAAGAAGTCCAAGAAAGCGAGTGGCAGTGGGGGTGGCAGTGCTGCTACACTAGGCCCCCCTGGCTTTGGACCTTCTGGAGGAAGTGGCACCAA ACTGCCCAAAAAGGCCACAAAGAcagccccacctgccctgcctaCAGGCTATGattcagaagaggaggaagaaagcagaccCATGAGTTACGATGAAAAGCGACAGTTGAGTTTGGACATCAACAAATTACCTGGGGAGAAATTGGGTCGAGTTGTGCACATAATTCAGGCCAGAGAGCCCTCTTTGCGTGACTCAAACCCAGAAGAGATTGAGATCGATTTTGAAACCCTCAAGCCATCCACGCTTAGAGAGCTTGAGCGATATGTCCTTTCCTGCTTACGAAAGAAACCTCGAAAGCCCTATA CCATTAAGAAACCTGTGGGAAAGACCAAGGAAGAGCTGGCTTTGGAAAAGAAGCGAGAACTAGAAAAGCGATTACAAGATGTTAGTGGGCAGCTCAATTCCACCAAAAAGCCCCCCAAGAAAG caagtgagaaaactgagtcctCGTCAACACAGCAAGTAGCAGTGTCACGCCTCAGCGCTTCCAGCTCCAGCTCAGattccagctcctcctcctcctcatcctcttcttCAGACACCAGTGATTCAGACTCAGGCTAA
- the LOC112641403 gene encoding HLA class II histocompatibility antigen, DO alpha chain-like — protein sequence MVLSRGLVLVLYTLSLLSPHETGAIEADHMGSYGPAFYQSYGSSGQFAHEFDGEQLFSVELKKRQAVWRLPEFGNLAHFDPQNGLASIAVIKAHLDVLVERSNRTRAINVPPRVAVLPKFRVELGQPNVLICIVDNIFPPVINITWLRNGQIISEGVAQTSFYSQPDHLFRKFCYLTFVPSAEDMYDCKVEHWGLEEPLLRHWEPQVPIPVPDTIETLICALGLALGLVGFLVGTIFIIRGTCLSSGPR from the exons ATGGTCCTCAGTAGGGGGCTGGTCCTGGTACTCTACACCTTGAGCCTCCTGAGCCCCCATGAAACTGGGGCCATCGAGG CTGATCACATGGGCTCCTATGGACCAGCCTTCTACCAGTCCTATGGTTCCTCGGGTCAGTTTGCCCATGAATTTGATGGGGAACAGCTGTTCTCCGTGGAGCTGAAGAAGAGGCAGGCTGTGTGGCGTTTGCCTGAGTTTGGCAACTTGGCCCACTTTGACCCACAGAATGGGCTGGCCAGCATCGCGGTGATCAAAGCCCACCTGGATGTCTTGGTGGAACGCTCCAACCGCACCAGAGCCATCAACG TGCCTCCGAGGGTGGCTGTACTCCCCAAGTTTCGAGTGGAGCTGGGCCAGCCCAATGTCCTCATCTGCATTGTGGACAACATCTTCCCTCCTGTGATCAATATCACCTGGCTGCGCAATGGTCAAATAATCAGCGAGGGGGTAGCCCAGACCAGCTTCTATTCCCAGCCTGACCATCTGTTCCGCAAGTTCTGCTACTTGACCTTCGTGCCCTCTGCAGAAGACATGTATGACTGCAAGGTGGAGCACTGGGGTCTGGAAGAGCCGCTTCTCAGGCACTGGG AGCCCCAGGTGCCTATCCCAGTGCCAGACACCATCGAGACTCTGATCTGTGCACTTGGCCTGGCTCTCGGCCTGGTGGGCTTCCTTGTGGGCACCATCTTCATCATCAGAGGCACGTGCTTGTCCAGCGGCCCCAG GTAA